AACGAAAAATTCACGCAGTTAAAAACAGAGTTTAATGGCATTAAAACGAGCCGTTTCGGTTGACGAAATCACAAAAAAGAAGTTCATTGAATTAGAATTACCGCCCGAGTTTGCAAAACTGTTAGGAAAGCCGGAAAGGTCAGGTGTTTGGATTATATGGGGAGAATCATTTAACGGTAAAACGAGTTTCTCCCTGCAACTGGCCAAAGCCTTGACCCAATCAGGCAAGGTGTTTTATAATACACTTGAGGAGGGCGCACGAAAGTCCATGCAGAAAGCGGTGATCTCTCAAAACATGCAGGAAGTAAAACAACGCTTCCTGATAGGCAACCGAGAAAATATCGAACACCTCAAGGAAAGAATGCGAAAAAAGAAGTCGCCCGATATCATTTTCATTGACTCACTGCAGTACACAGGACTAACCAAAAAGGAATATAAACACCTCAAAGAGGAGTTCCACAATAAGCTATTCATTTTTATAAGCCATGCCGATGGCAAGAACCCGGAAGGATCACTTGCCAAGTTTGTAAAATATGATGCTGACGTAAAAATTAGAGTTGAAGGTTACAAGGCCATGTGTTTAAGCCGCCTTGGAGGAGATAAAGAACCCTATGTGATTTGGGAGCAAGGAGCCGCCCAATTTGATATAAAAATAAAATAGCCATGAAACCGTAAGGTTCACGAAAACCAAATTTAGAAAACAACATCATGAGTATTACACAAACAACAACCGCTCAAAAATTACAAA
The nucleotide sequence above comes from Flavobacterium branchiarum. Encoded proteins:
- a CDS encoding AAA family ATPase; its protein translation is MALKRAVSVDEITKKKFIELELPPEFAKLLGKPERSGVWIIWGESFNGKTSFSLQLAKALTQSGKVFYNTLEEGARKSMQKAVISQNMQEVKQRFLIGNRENIEHLKERMRKKKSPDIIFIDSLQYTGLTKKEYKHLKEEFHNKLFIFISHADGKNPEGSLAKFVKYDADVKIRVEGYKAMCLSRLGGDKEPYVIWEQGAAQFDIKIK